A window of the Chthoniobacterales bacterium genome harbors these coding sequences:
- a CDS encoding ABC transporter substrate-binding protein, whose amino-acid sequence MTRSIRLFSAALSVVFLAACGGPKSDAVKIGMNLELTGDIPAVGASSKNAAELFFEQINKEGGVALEGGPKKVELVVRDNGAKADQAASVAQQLISSQGVVAMIGPNSSACAIPAGEIAESLKCVMMSPWSTNPRTTTDTTSGAPKRYVFRGCFTDPFEALVLAKFALNNLGAKRAAVLYDVASEAPVAQSALFKETFTANGGEIVAFETFTTGDKDFSAQLTNIREANPDIIFLPTYYNDVPLIAQQARRLGINVPFIGSDAWSSPEIIKLGGADVDGSYFCNHFSTQIATDEAKKFVTDYTAKYGQAPDDVAALTYDACGLMTEAIEKAGKNDREALREALSQIREYKGVTGTFRFEPGSGDPIKSAVVLQIKDGAFQWVTNAQP is encoded by the coding sequence ATGACAAGATCTATACGGCTGTTTTCCGCTGCGTTGTCCGTGGTTTTTCTCGCCGCTTGCGGCGGTCCGAAAAGCGACGCGGTCAAAATCGGTATGAACCTCGAATTGACCGGCGACATCCCCGCGGTGGGCGCCTCCAGCAAAAACGCCGCGGAGCTTTTCTTCGAGCAGATCAACAAGGAGGGCGGCGTAGCGCTCGAGGGCGGACCCAAGAAAGTCGAACTCGTTGTCCGCGACAACGGCGCCAAGGCCGACCAAGCCGCGTCGGTCGCCCAGCAGCTCATTTCCAGCCAGGGTGTTGTCGCGATGATCGGGCCGAACTCCAGCGCCTGCGCCATTCCCGCCGGGGAAATCGCCGAGAGCCTCAAATGCGTGATGATGTCGCCGTGGTCCACCAACCCCAGGACAACGACCGACACGACTTCCGGCGCGCCGAAGCGCTACGTGTTCCGCGGATGCTTCACCGATCCATTCGAGGCGCTCGTGCTTGCGAAGTTCGCCCTCAACAACCTCGGGGCAAAGCGGGCGGCCGTCCTCTATGACGTGGCCTCCGAGGCGCCCGTGGCGCAATCCGCTCTCTTCAAGGAAACCTTCACCGCCAACGGCGGCGAGATTGTCGCGTTCGAGACATTCACGACCGGCGACAAGGATTTCTCCGCACAGCTCACCAACATCCGCGAGGCCAACCCCGACATCATTTTCCTTCCGACGTATTACAACGACGTCCCGCTCATCGCCCAGCAGGCGCGCCGCCTCGGGATCAATGTCCCGTTCATCGGCAGCGACGCATGGAGTTCGCCCGAGATCATCAAGCTGGGAGGAGCCGATGTCGACGGCTCGTATTTCTGCAACCACTTCTCCACGCAGATCGCCACCGACGAAGCCAAGAAATTCGTCACCGACTACACCGCCAAATACGGGCAGGCGCCCGACGACGTCGCCGCACTCACCTACGACGCCTGCGGTCTCATGACCGAAGCCATCGAGAAAGCCGGCAAGAATGACCGAGAGGCTTTGCGCGAAGCGCTGTCGCAGATCCGCGAATACAAGGGCGTGACCGGCACCTTCCGCTTCGAACCCGGCTCGGGCGATCCGATCAAGAGTGCCGTCGTCCTCCAGATCAAAGACGGCGCCTTCCAGTGGGTGACGAACGCGCAGCCTTGA
- a CDS encoding branched-chain amino acid ABC transporter permease — protein sequence MRWLRQPPPRGVLLALLGVCLAACFAVERFGLVDDYVRFVLVTLGINIILCVSLNLVNGWMGEFSVGHAGFMALGAYLSACVSVKWLEWGDPLWMFPVAVCAGGLLAGAVGFLLGLLSFKTRGDYLAIITLAFLMIVKSGLENIPYVGGPRGFLGIGSHTTLLWTALWVVVTLWTIRNLVYSRFGRGIVAVREDEIAANAMGVDTRKAKLAAFVVSSFFGGVAGALFAHQLQFINPSVFDIVKSTEILVMVYLGGVGSLAGSILGATVFTILAQLLQPLGTWRMVILPLILVLLMIFRPRGIMGMREFAWFVPRREFKRKEDGK from the coding sequence ATGCGCTGGCTGCGACAACCCCCGCCGCGCGGCGTGCTCCTCGCCCTTCTCGGGGTCTGCCTGGCCGCGTGCTTTGCCGTCGAGAGATTCGGACTGGTCGATGACTACGTCCGCTTCGTTCTCGTCACCCTCGGTATCAACATCATCCTCTGCGTGAGCCTCAACCTCGTGAACGGCTGGATGGGCGAATTCTCGGTCGGTCATGCAGGCTTCATGGCGCTGGGTGCTTATCTCTCGGCCTGTGTCTCGGTCAAATGGCTGGAGTGGGGCGACCCGCTCTGGATGTTCCCTGTCGCCGTTTGCGCCGGAGGACTGCTGGCTGGTGCGGTCGGATTCCTTCTCGGCCTGCTTTCGTTCAAAACCCGCGGCGATTACCTGGCGATCATCACGCTCGCCTTCCTCATGATCGTCAAGTCGGGTTTGGAAAATATCCCGTATGTGGGCGGGCCGCGCGGATTCCTCGGCATCGGCAGCCACACCACGCTGCTTTGGACGGCGCTGTGGGTTGTCGTCACGCTCTGGACGATCCGCAATCTCGTTTATTCGCGCTTCGGCCGCGGTATTGTCGCGGTGCGCGAGGACGAAATCGCCGCCAACGCGATGGGCGTGGACACGCGGAAAGCAAAGCTGGCTGCTTTCGTTGTCTCCTCCTTCTTCGGCGGCGTGGCTGGCGCGCTCTTCGCCCACCAGCTACAGTTCATCAACCCCTCGGTGTTCGACATCGTCAAGTCGACCGAGATTCTCGTCATGGTGTATCTCGGCGGCGTCGGCTCGCTGGCAGGCTCCATCCTCGGCGCCACGGTCTTCACGATCCTCGCCCAGTTGCTCCAGCCGCTCGGGACGTGGCGCATGGTCATCTTGCCCCTTATCCTCGTGCTGCTCATGATTTTCCGCCCCCGCGGAATCATGGGCATGCGTGAATTCGCGTGGTTTGTCCCGCGGCGCGAATTCAAACGCAAGGAGGACGGCAAATGA
- a CDS encoding ABC transporter ATP-binding protein, translating into MSALLEVRRVTMRFGGLVALSDFSVDVEQGHAHGIIGPNGAGKTTAFNVVTGIYAPTEGDILFRGESIAGRRPSAIARGGIARTFQNIRLFRDLTVLDNVRIAHDAHARYSWPGAMIQLPSARRAEKKTIARCEDMLEKFGLGDVSRERAGDLPYGSQRRLEIARAMALNPALLLLDEPAAGMNSAETLKLVEFLGWLRDHFSVTMLLIEHHMQLVMSFCDRITVLDFGATIAEGTAEEVRRDPKVIEAYLGQEDTHG; encoded by the coding sequence ATGAGCGCGTTGCTCGAAGTGCGTCGCGTGACCATGCGGTTCGGCGGCCTTGTTGCCCTGTCGGATTTCTCGGTCGATGTCGAACAGGGTCATGCCCACGGGATCATCGGTCCGAACGGCGCGGGCAAAACCACGGCGTTCAATGTCGTGACCGGCATTTACGCTCCGACCGAGGGTGACATTCTTTTCCGCGGGGAATCCATCGCCGGCAGGCGTCCCTCGGCCATCGCGCGCGGCGGCATCGCCCGGACGTTCCAGAACATCCGCCTGTTCCGCGACCTCACCGTCCTCGACAACGTCCGCATCGCGCACGACGCGCATGCGCGCTACTCGTGGCCCGGGGCCATGATCCAGCTGCCGTCGGCGCGCCGCGCCGAAAAGAAGACGATCGCGCGATGCGAGGACATGCTGGAAAAATTCGGGCTGGGCGATGTTTCGCGGGAGCGGGCCGGCGACCTTCCCTACGGATCGCAGCGCAGGCTGGAGATCGCCCGCGCCATGGCCCTGAACCCCGCGCTGTTGCTCCTCGACGAGCCCGCCGCCGGAATGAATTCCGCCGAAACGCTCAAGCTCGTCGAGTTCCTCGGGTGGCTGAGAGATCATTTCTCGGTGACAATGCTCCTCATCGAACACCACATGCAGCTGGTCATGAGCTTCTGCGACCGCATCACCGTGTTGGATTTCGGCGCGACCATCGCCGAGGGAACGGCGGAAGAGGTGCGCCGCGACCCCAAGGTGATCGAAGCATACCTCGGACAGGAGGACACCCATGGGTGA
- a CDS encoding ABC transporter ATP-binding protein, translating to MGEAALEVRDLVVRYGDIRAVKGIGFTLMRGEILALVGANGAGKTTTLRALSGLLPYEGSVHLGGRDIGDLTADRIVRLGMAHVPEGRGIFGGLTVMENLQLGAWVRRDKAARNRDLEKVLHIFPRLRERLSQMAGTLSGGEQQMLAMARALMSDANVLLLDEPSMGLAPKLVQEIFAVLRQLNDDGVTILLVEQNANMALRLAHRACLLETGSLVLEGPASELLDNPRVREAYLGAG from the coding sequence ATGGGTGAAGCGGCGCTTGAGGTAAGAGACTTGGTGGTCCGCTACGGCGATATCCGCGCCGTGAAAGGTATCGGCTTCACGCTCATGCGCGGTGAAATCCTCGCCCTCGTCGGCGCCAACGGCGCGGGCAAGACGACGACCCTGCGCGCGCTTTCGGGTTTGCTGCCTTACGAGGGTTCCGTGCACCTCGGCGGTCGCGATATCGGCGACCTGACAGCCGACCGCATTGTCCGCCTCGGCATGGCCCATGTTCCCGAGGGGCGCGGGATTTTCGGCGGCCTCACGGTGATGGAAAACCTGCAGCTCGGCGCATGGGTGCGTCGCGACAAAGCCGCGCGCAACCGCGATCTGGAAAAAGTCCTTCACATTTTCCCGCGCCTTCGCGAAAGGCTCTCGCAAATGGCCGGGACGCTCAGCGGCGGCGAGCAACAGATGCTCGCCATGGCCCGCGCGCTGATGAGCGATGCGAACGTCCTCCTCCTCGACGAGCCCTCGATGGGCCTTGCGCCGAAACTCGTGCAGGAAATTTTTGCCGTGCTACGGCAACTGAACGACGACGGGGTCACGATCCTGCTCGTCGAACAAAACGCCAACATGGCGCTGCGCCTCGCGCACCGTGCCTGCCTGCTCGAAACAGGAAGCCTCGTTCTTGAAGGTCCCGCGTCCGAACTTCTCGACAACCCGCGGGTGCGCGAAGCCTACCTTGGCGCAGGTTGA
- a CDS encoding NADH-quinone oxidoreductase subunit D, with the protein MSTVIESPDTASRAREAERKAREKGELLGETLTINMGPSHPSTHGVLRIVLELDGEIITKATPDIGYLHRGDEKIAENMQYNQFVPYTDRLDYLAPLANNVAYALAVEKLMDWTLPPRGQAIRVICCELARISSHLLGIGCYAMDIGAMTVFLYTFNHRETIYNLCEQLTGARFTTSYTRVGGMTRDMPPGFEQGVRAFIKDLLPSLDEVDKLLTRNPIWIDRTKDIGVIGRERAIAYGLTGPNLRGSGVEYDLRKTHPYLGYEQYDFDVPVGSTGDCFDRYLVRMEEMRQSVRILEQALAKMPSGPIHVEDPKNILPKKTDVMTKMEELIHQFIITTQGIDAPVGEVYFAAENPKGELGFYINSKGGGVPYRLKIRAPSFANLSILPELLPGHYVSDVPAILGSIDFVMGECDR; encoded by the coding sequence ATGTCCACCGTTATCGAGTCACCAGACACTGCATCTCGCGCCCGCGAGGCCGAAAGAAAAGCCCGCGAAAAAGGAGAGCTCCTCGGCGAGACGCTGACCATCAACATGGGTCCGTCGCATCCCTCGACCCACGGAGTGCTCCGCATCGTGCTGGAACTCGACGGCGAGATCATCACCAAGGCCACCCCGGATATCGGATACCTTCACCGCGGCGACGAAAAAATCGCCGAGAACATGCAATACAACCAGTTCGTGCCCTACACGGACCGTTTGGATTACCTGGCACCGCTGGCCAACAACGTCGCCTACGCACTGGCCGTTGAAAAACTCATGGACTGGACACTGCCCCCGCGCGGACAAGCCATCCGCGTCATCTGCTGCGAGCTGGCGCGCATTTCCTCGCACCTTCTCGGCATCGGCTGCTACGCGATGGACATCGGGGCAATGACGGTTTTCCTCTACACCTTCAACCACCGCGAAACGATCTACAATCTGTGCGAGCAGCTCACCGGCGCGAGGTTCACCACCTCTTACACTCGGGTGGGCGGAATGACCCGCGACATGCCGCCGGGCTTCGAGCAAGGCGTGCGCGCATTCATCAAGGATCTGCTCCCGAGCCTCGATGAGGTGGACAAACTTCTCACCCGCAATCCGATCTGGATCGATCGCACGAAGGACATCGGGGTCATCGGCAGGGAGCGCGCCATCGCCTACGGCCTCACCGGTCCGAACCTTCGCGGCTCGGGCGTGGAATACGACCTTCGCAAGACGCACCCCTACCTCGGATACGAGCAGTATGACTTCGACGTCCCGGTCGGTTCGACGGGCGACTGCTTCGACCGCTACCTCGTCCGCATGGAAGAAATGCGCCAGAGCGTGCGCATCCTCGAACAGGCTCTCGCCAAGATGCCGTCCGGCCCCATCCACGTGGAGGACCCGAAAAACATCCTGCCGAAGAAAACCGATGTGATGACCAAGATGGAGGAACTCATCCACCAGTTCATCATCACCACGCAGGGCATCGACGCGCCGGTCGGCGAGGTCTATTTCGCGGCGGAAAATCCCAAGGGGGAACTTGGATTTTACATCAACAGCAAGGGCGGCGGGGTTCCTTACCGCCTGAAGATCCGCGCCCCTTCCTTCGCCAATCTCAGCATTTTGCCGGAGTTGTTGCCGGGGCACTACGTGAGCGACGTGCCGGCGATTCTGGGCAGCATCGATTTTGTGATGGGCGAATGCGACCGTTAG
- the alr gene encoding alanine racemase, producing MSAHRCWAEIDHDALRHNTQALRRTIGGKSGIIAVVKADGYGHGGPAVAKTLAPHVEQFGVATLDEARAVRAAVPEKDILLLSPCLPAEREEVVKVGFIPVVSSTAEAKAYARLAQGKPVRIHLCIDTGMGRIGVWQDEAIKTAREIAAIPGIEVESVSTHLPAADSDPDFTSAELEAWNRIVAQLRPILPCAKFHALNSAASLERPQYAADRVRPGLALYGISPLPAFEKLLKPVMTLKTRITLVRDFGPGRGISYGRDFITPKPMRVATLAIGYADGYPRQTSNKSAQVLVRGRRCPTLGRITMDQLMVDVTDLPRDIAPGEEVVLFGKQDGGEIAVKEVASWSETITWDIFTRLGRRVQLVHLEV from the coding sequence ATGTCCGCACACCGCTGTTGGGCGGAAATCGACCACGACGCGCTGCGCCACAACACGCAGGCTCTCCGGCGCACAATCGGCGGGAAATCAGGCATCATTGCGGTGGTCAAGGCCGATGGCTACGGTCACGGCGGACCCGCGGTGGCAAAAACTTTGGCGCCGCATGTCGAGCAATTCGGCGTAGCCACGCTGGACGAGGCACGGGCCGTCCGCGCTGCCGTGCCGGAGAAAGATATTCTGCTTTTGAGTCCGTGCCTGCCCGCCGAACGCGAAGAGGTTGTGAAGGTAGGATTCATTCCCGTCGTTTCGAGCACGGCCGAGGCCAAAGCTTACGCACGTCTCGCTCAAGGGAAACCCGTGCGGATTCATCTTTGCATCGACACCGGCATGGGACGCATCGGCGTGTGGCAGGATGAGGCCATAAAAACCGCGCGGGAAATCGCCGCGATCCCCGGCATCGAAGTGGAAAGCGTCTCGACGCATTTGCCCGCGGCGGACAGCGATCCGGATTTCACCTCGGCCGAGCTGGAAGCATGGAACAGAATTGTCGCGCAGCTACGTCCGATTTTGCCGTGCGCGAAATTTCACGCACTGAACAGCGCAGCCTCGCTCGAGCGCCCGCAATACGCCGCTGACCGCGTGCGTCCGGGCCTTGCGCTCTATGGCATTTCTCCCCTCCCCGCGTTCGAAAAGCTGCTCAAACCGGTCATGACTCTGAAAACGCGCATCACGCTGGTGCGCGATTTCGGGCCGGGACGCGGGATCAGCTATGGACGCGATTTCATCACGCCGAAGCCCATGCGCGTCGCCACGCTGGCTATAGGCTACGCGGACGGCTATCCGCGACAAACCTCCAACAAGAGCGCGCAGGTGCTCGTGCGCGGCCGGCGTTGTCCGACCCTCGGTCGAATCACCATGGACCAATTGATGGTCGATGTCACAGACCTGCCGCGCGATATCGCACCCGGTGAGGAAGTCGTTCTGTTCGGCAAGCAAGACGGCGGCGAGATCGCGGTCAAGGAAGTTGCGTCATGGTCTGAAACCATCACCTGGGATATCTTCACACGCCTCGGACGCCGCGTGCAGTTGGTGCATCTGGAAGTCTGA
- the rlmN gene encoding 23S rRNA (adenine(2503)-C(2))-methyltransferase RlmN produces MGATVVSPRRGSRHPALESPALPWHGLRVIPILGETLDSLTARLGAMGHKPYRARQVMEWIHEKRAADFAAMTDLPAGLRAQLTVEFPAEKLGQVRMTGSEDTTRKFLFRLPDGQFIESVFIPASPALYGETSDRKTLCVSTQVGCAYGCKFCASGLRGWKRNLTPGEITAQVFHVGQATGERVDNIVFMGMGEPLANWKNLSVAIEILNAPWGFEIGARHITVSTSGLVPQIRELADHPVPVRLAISLHGATDEVRDQIMPVNKKYPLKELFDACAYFTSRRKQKLGFEYILIAGVNDAPEQARRLAMHARRLDAKVNLIPYNTVEGLPWERPSVARQQEFAKIVRAGGVVATIRREKGHDIDAACGQLRLRAEDELAAAQA; encoded by the coding sequence ATGGGCGCAACGGTAGTTTCACCCCGGCGCGGGTCAAGGCATCCTGCATTGGAATCCCCCGCCCTTCCGTGGCATGGTCTGCGCGTGATACCGATCCTCGGGGAAACTCTGGATTCTTTGACTGCCCGGTTGGGAGCCATGGGGCACAAGCCTTACCGCGCGCGGCAGGTCATGGAATGGATCCACGAGAAACGCGCGGCGGATTTCGCGGCGATGACCGACCTGCCGGCGGGCTTGCGGGCGCAACTGACCGTGGAATTTCCCGCCGAAAAACTCGGGCAGGTGCGGATGACCGGGTCGGAGGACACCACACGCAAATTCCTTTTCCGCCTGCCCGACGGCCAATTCATCGAGAGCGTTTTTATCCCCGCCTCGCCCGCACTCTACGGCGAGACATCGGACCGCAAGACGCTGTGTGTATCCACGCAGGTGGGGTGCGCTTACGGATGCAAGTTCTGCGCCAGCGGTCTGCGCGGATGGAAACGCAATCTGACACCCGGAGAGATCACCGCGCAGGTCTTCCATGTCGGGCAGGCCACGGGCGAACGCGTGGACAACATTGTTTTCATGGGCATGGGCGAGCCGCTGGCGAATTGGAAAAATCTTTCGGTCGCCATCGAGATTCTCAACGCCCCGTGGGGTTTCGAGATCGGCGCGCGCCACATCACTGTCTCGACGAGCGGACTCGTCCCGCAGATCCGCGAGTTGGCCGACCATCCCGTGCCGGTGCGGTTGGCCATCTCGTTGCACGGGGCGACGGACGAAGTGCGCGATCAAATCATGCCGGTGAACAAGAAATATCCGCTCAAGGAACTTTTCGACGCGTGTGCGTATTTCACCTCGCGCCGCAAGCAAAAGCTCGGATTCGAATACATCCTCATCGCCGGGGTGAACGACGCGCCCGAGCAGGCACGGCGGCTCGCCATGCACGCGCGGCGGCTCGACGCCAAAGTGAACCTCATTCCCTACAACACAGTGGAAGGACTGCCATGGGAACGACCGTCCGTCGCGCGCCAGCAGGAATTCGCGAAAATTGTCCGGGCCGGCGGTGTGGTGGCAACGATCCGCCGCGAAAAAGGCCACGACATCGATGCCGCCTGCGGACAGTTGCGTTTGCGCGCCGAGGACGAATTGGCCGCGGCTCAAGCCTGA
- a CDS encoding carbon starvation protein A, protein MTDPTSRRLSLPALLGWFAVFAAGAGALAVVSTARGEHISALWIVIASLCVFALSWRFHSAWLMAKVLTLDDARATPAVLRNDNRDYVPTNRWVVFGHHFAAIAGPGPLVGPVLAAQFGYLPGLLWILVGATLGGAVHDCIVMFCSTRRGGKSLARMVRDEIGSFAGGVALVSILAIMIILLAVLALVVVKALAESSWGLFTIAATIPLAMVMGWGMKTNTAGMKAISIFGVAGLFLSVLGGHWIQGTALEQWFFCKETTLAWLIMGYGLLASVLPVWLLLAPRDYLSSFLKIGAVGFLAVAIVFIMPVLQMPALTRFIDGSGPVFAGPVFPFCFVTIACGAISGFHAIISSGTTPKILAREADIRFVGYGSMITEMLVAVMALIAACTMNPGEYFAINMKGEPAAVVEKVTALGFPVTEQEMSGLAASVGEKSMIGRTGGAPTFAVGMAQMFSKLTNNPTAIAIWYHFAIMFEALFILTTIDAGTRVGRFLVQDLLGHVWKPLGDTESAAGNWLASIAFVTAWGWFLYQGVIDPLGGINSLWPIFGIANQLLAVIAFSLGVTVLLKMGRARYAWVPLVPMAWVLAVTMTAGWQKIFAADPRLGFLSAAAELRGKIAAGGTSDQLATWEHLLMNNNVNAAVTSVFLVLVLLIVLSSARVWWLILARNRVIPLREDPAVALPAA, encoded by the coding sequence ATGACTGACCCCACGTCGCGTCGCCTGTCGCTGCCTGCACTGCTCGGCTGGTTCGCCGTGTTCGCTGCCGGCGCGGGTGCGCTCGCGGTTGTTTCCACTGCGCGCGGGGAGCACATCAGCGCGCTATGGATCGTCATCGCTTCGCTCTGCGTCTTCGCCCTCTCGTGGAGGTTTCATTCCGCCTGGCTTATGGCCAAGGTCCTCACGCTTGATGACGCGCGCGCCACGCCGGCTGTCCTCCGCAACGACAACCGTGATTATGTCCCGACAAACCGCTGGGTTGTTTTCGGCCACCATTTCGCCGCGATCGCCGGACCGGGCCCGCTGGTCGGCCCGGTGCTGGCCGCGCAGTTCGGCTATCTGCCTGGTCTGCTTTGGATTCTTGTCGGTGCGACCTTGGGCGGTGCGGTGCATGATTGCATCGTCATGTTCTGCTCGACGCGACGCGGGGGAAAATCCCTCGCGCGCATGGTGCGCGACGAGATCGGATCTTTCGCCGGCGGGGTGGCCCTCGTGAGCATTCTCGCGATCATGATTATTCTCCTAGCCGTGCTTGCCCTCGTGGTGGTCAAGGCCCTGGCTGAAAGCTCGTGGGGACTCTTCACCATCGCCGCTACCATACCGCTGGCCATGGTCATGGGATGGGGGATGAAGACGAATACGGCGGGAATGAAAGCCATCAGTATCTTCGGCGTGGCCGGATTGTTCCTCTCCGTCTTGGGCGGCCATTGGATCCAGGGCACCGCGCTCGAGCAGTGGTTTTTCTGCAAGGAGACCACGCTCGCGTGGCTCATTATGGGCTATGGTCTTCTCGCCTCGGTCCTGCCCGTCTGGCTTCTTCTCGCCCCGCGCGATTACCTCAGCTCTTTTCTGAAAATCGGTGCGGTCGGTTTTCTCGCGGTGGCCATCGTCTTCATCATGCCGGTGCTCCAGATGCCCGCGCTCACGCGATTCATCGACGGCAGCGGCCCCGTTTTCGCCGGTCCCGTGTTCCCGTTCTGCTTCGTGACGATCGCCTGCGGAGCGATCTCGGGTTTCCACGCAATCATTTCATCCGGCACCACGCCGAAGATCCTCGCGCGCGAGGCCGACATACGCTTCGTCGGCTACGGATCCATGATCACCGAAATGCTTGTCGCGGTGATGGCGCTCATCGCGGCCTGCACGATGAACCCCGGCGAATATTTCGCCATCAACATGAAGGGAGAGCCCGCGGCTGTGGTGGAAAAAGTCACGGCCCTCGGATTCCCGGTCACTGAACAGGAAATGTCCGGGCTGGCTGCCAGCGTCGGCGAGAAGTCGATGATCGGACGCACCGGCGGCGCGCCGACATTCGCCGTCGGCATGGCGCAAATGTTTTCCAAGCTCACGAACAACCCCACAGCCATCGCCATCTGGTATCACTTCGCCATCATGTTCGAGGCCCTCTTTATCCTCACGACGATCGACGCCGGGACGCGTGTCGGCCGGTTCCTCGTGCAGGATCTGCTCGGGCACGTGTGGAAACCGCTCGGGGACACCGAGTCCGCAGCCGGAAATTGGCTGGCCAGCATTGCCTTCGTCACCGCGTGGGGATGGTTTCTCTACCAGGGCGTCATCGATCCCCTCGGCGGCATCAACTCGCTCTGGCCGATTTTCGGCATCGCCAACCAGCTTCTTGCCGTCATCGCGTTTTCGCTCGGTGTCACGGTGCTCCTCAAAATGGGACGTGCGCGTTACGCGTGGGTCCCGCTCGTTCCCATGGCTTGGGTCTTGGCTGTCACCATGACCGCGGGCTGGCAGAAAATTTTTGCCGCGGATCCGCGCCTCGGATTTCTCAGTGCTGCAGCGGAGTTGCGCGGCAAAATCGCCGCGGGCGGCACGTCGGATCAACTCGCCACTTGGGAGCACCTGCTGATGAACAACAACGTGAACGCCGCGGTCACGTCGGTGTTTCTGGTCTTGGTTCTGCTGATTGTTCTCTCTTCCGCGCGCGTATGGTGGCTGATCCTCGCGCGGAACCGCGTCATTCCCCTGCGGGAGGACCCGGCTGTCGCGCTGCCGGCGGCCTGA
- a CDS encoding branched-chain amino acid ABC transporter permease has translation MDYFAQQAINAVQLGSIYALIALGYSMVYGVLVMINFAHGDVFMVSAFFCFLLLLVAPVPFVAALLIVMLATALLGVCIERLAYRPLRNAPRVSAIITALGCGLVIQNTTLSLSPYSQRMPEIFKSVTWHLAGISISSLQLLIIGVSVGLMVALDFFIRKTRYGMAMRAIAQDRFSVPLMGVPVNTIISVTFAIGAALGGAAGVLYGLAYPVIGASMGILVGWKAFVAAVIGGIGNVRGAVLGGYLLGAVEVLIVTVMPSTYRDLVVYSLLLVILVFKPYGLLGRPAVQKV, from the coding sequence ATGGATTATTTCGCGCAGCAGGCGATCAACGCGGTCCAACTCGGATCGATCTACGCGCTCATCGCGCTCGGCTACAGCATGGTCTATGGCGTGCTGGTCATGATCAATTTCGCCCACGGTGATGTGTTCATGGTGAGCGCGTTCTTCTGCTTCCTCCTGCTTCTCGTCGCGCCCGTGCCCTTCGTGGCGGCGCTCCTCATCGTGATGCTGGCCACGGCGCTCCTCGGCGTCTGCATCGAGCGGCTGGCTTACCGTCCGCTGCGCAACGCCCCCCGCGTTTCGGCCATCATCACCGCGCTCGGCTGCGGTCTTGTCATACAGAACACCACGCTCAGCCTCAGTCCTTACTCGCAGCGCATGCCGGAAATTTTCAAATCGGTGACCTGGCATCTGGCCGGGATCAGCATTTCCTCGCTGCAGCTTCTCATCATCGGCGTCTCGGTCGGACTCATGGTCGCGCTGGATTTCTTCATCCGCAAAACACGCTACGGCATGGCCATGAGGGCCATCGCGCAGGACCGCTTCAGCGTGCCGCTCATGGGTGTGCCCGTTAACACGATCATCAGCGTGACATTCGCGATCGGCGCGGCGCTGGGCGGCGCGGCCGGCGTGCTCTACGGACTGGCCTACCCGGTGATCGGCGCATCCATGGGTATCCTGGTCGGGTGGAAGGCGTTCGTCGCCGCTGTCATCGGCGGCATCGGCAACGTGCGCGGCGCGGTGCTCGGAGGCTATTTGCTCGGCGCGGTGGAAGTTCTCATCGTCACCGTGATGCCCTCGACTTACCGCGACCTGGTCGTCTATTCGCTTCTCCTGGTCATCCTCGTCTTCAAACCCTACGGCCTGCTCGGACGTCCCGCGGTGCAGAAAGTCTGA
- a CDS encoding DedA family protein: MAEIIDFFLHAERHLEWFITNYGLWIYVLLFLIIFCETGLIVTPFLPGDSLLFAVGALAAKGWMDVRIITPLLLIAAILGDAVNYSIGKWMGPKVFHYESSRFFNKEHLMKAHAFYEKYGGRAIILARFVPIVRTFAPFVAGVASMTYSKFAFFNITGAFLWVGLFLGGGYFFGGLEIVQKNMKLVILGIIIVSVLPIAWEFGKAWLTKRRSAQA; the protein is encoded by the coding sequence ATGGCCGAAATCATCGATTTTTTCCTCCACGCCGAAAGGCATCTCGAATGGTTCATTACCAACTACGGTCTGTGGATCTACGTGCTGCTCTTTCTCATCATTTTTTGCGAGACCGGGTTGATCGTGACGCCGTTTCTCCCCGGCGATTCATTACTCTTCGCGGTCGGCGCCTTGGCGGCCAAGGGGTGGATGGATGTGCGCATTATCACGCCGCTCCTTCTCATCGCCGCCATCCTCGGTGACGCCGTCAACTACTCGATCGGCAAATGGATGGGCCCTAAAGTTTTCCACTACGAATCCAGCCGCTTTTTCAACAAAGAGCACTTGATGAAAGCGCACGCCTTTTACGAGAAATACGGCGGACGCGCGATCATCCTCGCGCGCTTCGTCCCGATAGTGCGCACCTTCGCCCCGTTCGTTGCGGGCGTCGCCTCGATGACCTATTCGAAATTCGCGTTCTTCAACATCACCGGCGCCTTTTTGTGGGTCGGGCTTTTCCTCGGCGGCGGTTACTTCTTCGGCGGCCTCGAAATCGTGCAGAAGAACATGAAGCTCGTGATCCTCGGCATCATCATCGTCTCGGTGCTGCCGATTGCGTGGGAATTCGGGAAGGCTTGGCTGACCAAGCGCCGCTCGGCTCAGGCTTGA